In bacterium, a single genomic region encodes these proteins:
- a CDS encoding diacylglycerol kinase family lipid kinase codes for MKIFLIYNPHAGAGRAKKLLPKVKEKFASINIDLEVYVTEYPSHGTEVTAGLDFSEYDGIVAGGGDGTLFEVINGYFQNPSKKRIPIGVLPVGTGNAFAKDLDLDSSKWEEAIEIISMNRPRKVDVGKFTTEGKVFYYLNILGLGFVSDVTKTALKLKFFGNVAYLLGVLYETIRLKSHKLSINIDGKKYERDNIFVEISNTTYTSNFLMAPTAEIDDGILDVTLLAKCTRRQLLKALPTVFTGEHVNLDIVETFKAKKIEIETNIPKVLTPDGEVLGSTPIKVECLKQAVEVFGR; via the coding sequence GTGAAAATTTTCCTGATCTACAACCCACACGCAGGTGCAGGACGTGCAAAAAAACTTCTGCCGAAAGTAAAAGAAAAATTTGCATCTATAAATATTGATCTTGAAGTTTATGTTACAGAATATCCTTCACACGGCACTGAAGTTACAGCAGGCCTTGATTTTTCCGAATACGACGGTATTGTTGCAGGAGGCGGAGACGGTACTCTGTTTGAAGTAATCAACGGCTACTTCCAAAATCCATCAAAAAAACGTATTCCAATCGGAGTGCTGCCTGTTGGTACAGGTAACGCTTTTGCCAAAGACCTTGATCTTGACTCATCAAAATGGGAAGAAGCGATTGAAATTATCAGCATGAACCGTCCCAGAAAAGTAGACGTAGGTAAATTTACAACAGAAGGCAAAGTATTTTACTATCTGAATATTCTCGGCCTCGGTTTTGTTTCCGATGTTACAAAAACAGCTCTTAAATTAAAATTTTTTGGTAATGTAGCATATCTTCTCGGTGTACTTTACGAGACAATTCGTCTGAAAAGCCATAAATTATCTATAAATATTGACGGCAAAAAATACGAAAGAGATAACATCTTTGTTGAAATATCAAATACCACATATACATCTAATTTCCTTATGGCACCGACTGCTGAAATAGATGACGGCATTCTGGACGTAACACTTCTTGCAAAATGCACGAGACGACAATTGTTAAAAGCCCTGCCTACTGTTTTTACGGGAGAGCATGTAAATCTGGATATTGTCGAAACATTCAAAGCTAAAAAAATTGAGATTGAGACGAACATTCCCAAAGTTTTAACGCCTGACGGTGAAGTTCTGGGCTCGACTCCTATTAAAGTTGAATGTTTAAAACAGGCAGTTGAGGTTTTCGGAAGATAG